In Geminocystis sp. NIES-3708, a single window of DNA contains:
- a CDS encoding glycosyltransferase family 4 protein, translating into MKEFMSAKKTKILFIHPNFPAQFRHLATTLGKDPNYEIIYATKREEGQIDGVKKIIYQTSREARIETHHYVRNLENAVLQGQGLYRVATQLKDLGFYPDIVYGHSGWGPTLFIKDIFPRAKFLCYFEWFYNSHGSDADFDPSDPLSADDEARIRVKNAPILIDLYSCDRGLSPTQWQKQQFPPEFQSKINVLHDGVDTEYFKPNTETKLVVPQINLDLSNASEIITYVGRGMEPYRGFPQLIETIGILQKRRPHTHFVIVGNNRVAYGKQLPDGKTYKDVMLEKVPLDLSRVHFTGLLGYDDYLKVLQVSSAHIYLTRPFVLSWSMLESMATGCVLVASSTQPVQEVIKDNYNGLLVPFFSPEAIANKVEYALDNPEIMTKIRSKARETIVKNYNLQDLLKQHLDWIKSGELKKISPRKSKKGFGN; encoded by the coding sequence ATGAAAGAATTTATGTCGGCAAAAAAAACAAAAATATTATTTATACATCCTAATTTTCCTGCACAATTTCGTCATTTAGCGACAACCTTGGGCAAAGATCCCAATTATGAAATAATCTATGCCACTAAACGAGAAGAAGGGCAAATAGATGGAGTCAAAAAGATAATTTATCAGACATCCAGAGAGGCAAGGATAGAGACTCATCATTATGTTCGTAATTTAGAAAATGCTGTTTTACAAGGTCAAGGATTATATCGTGTGGCAACTCAGTTAAAAGACTTGGGTTTCTATCCTGATATTGTATATGGTCATTCAGGGTGGGGTCCGACTTTATTTATCAAAGATATTTTTCCCCGTGCAAAATTTTTATGTTATTTTGAGTGGTTTTATAATTCACACGGTAGTGATGCCGATTTTGATCCGAGTGATCCTCTTTCGGCGGATGATGAAGCAAGAATTAGGGTGAAAAATGCACCTATTCTAATTGATTTGTATAGTTGCGATCGAGGTTTATCTCCGACTCAGTGGCAAAAACAACAATTTCCTCCAGAATTTCAATCGAAAATCAATGTTTTACATGATGGAGTAGACACAGAATATTTTAAACCGAATACTGAAACGAAGCTAGTTGTACCTCAAATTAATTTAGATTTAAGTAATGCTTCTGAAATTATTACTTATGTGGGTAGAGGGATGGAACCTTATCGGGGTTTTCCGCAGTTGATTGAAACTATTGGTATTCTACAAAAACGTCGTCCTCATACTCATTTTGTGATCGTTGGCAATAACCGAGTTGCCTATGGTAAACAATTACCTGATGGTAAAACCTATAAAGATGTAATGCTAGAAAAAGTACCCCTTGATTTAAGTCGAGTTCATTTTACGGGATTATTAGGCTACGATGATTATCTTAAAGTATTGCAAGTATCTTCCGCACACATTTATTTAACCCGTCCTTTTGTTTTATCATGGTCAATGCTAGAGTCTATGGCTACTGGTTGTGTTCTTGTGGCTTCAAGTACTCAGCCCGTACAAGAAGTAATTAAAGATAATTATAATGGTTTATTAGTACCTTTTTTCTCTCCAGAGGCGATCGCTAACAAGGTAGAATATGCTTTAGATAATCCTGAAATTATGACCAAAATTAGAAGTAAAGCAAGAGAAACTATTGTCAAAAACTATAATCTTCAAGACTTATTAAAACAACATTTAGACTGGATAAAAAGTGGCGAATTAAAGAAAATATCCCCTCGTAAAAGTAAAAAAGGTTTTGGTAATTAG
- the purD gene encoding phosphoribosylamine--glycine ligase translates to MKVLVVGSGGREHALASQLLQSDTVEKVFCTPGNGGTAVLNNCENVAIAVDDFESLLKLIEEKGINLAVIGPELPLSLGITDYLQSHQINVFGPNKAGATIEASKSWAKDLMIAGGIPTAKSATFTDKEGAKNYILQEGAPIVVKADGLAAGKGVVVAMSDDEAIDAIEELFAQNFSKVVIEEFLTGQEVSVLALTDGKTIRSLIPAQDHKQIGEGDTGANTGGMGAYAPTPLVDDHLSDRITKEILEPTLKELQKRGIDYRGVLYAGLMITPEGDPKTLEFNCRFGDPETQAVLPMLKTPLAEVLLACAQQRLADLPPLEWHKGSAVCVVIAAGGYPASYEKGKVITGITEAETQGVTVFHAGTKLVGAEIITDGGRVLGVTSREADFKSAIASAYQAVEKIKFDDMYYRRDIGHRIS, encoded by the coding sequence GTGAAAGTTTTAGTTGTTGGTAGTGGCGGAAGAGAACACGCTTTAGCAAGTCAGTTATTACAATCTGATACAGTCGAAAAAGTTTTTTGTACTCCGGGTAATGGTGGTACTGCTGTATTGAACAATTGTGAAAATGTGGCGATCGCTGTGGATGATTTTGAAAGTCTTTTAAAGTTAATTGAAGAAAAAGGGATTAATTTAGCGGTTATCGGTCCAGAATTACCTTTATCTCTTGGAATTACCGACTATTTACAATCTCATCAAATCAATGTTTTTGGACCAAATAAAGCTGGTGCAACCATCGAAGCTAGTAAATCATGGGCAAAAGATTTAATGATAGCTGGAGGTATTCCTACGGCAAAATCAGCTACTTTTACCGATAAAGAAGGAGCAAAAAATTATATTCTTCAAGAAGGAGCACCCATTGTTGTTAAAGCGGACGGGTTAGCGGCTGGAAAAGGTGTTGTGGTGGCGATGAGTGATGATGAGGCGATCGATGCCATAGAGGAACTTTTTGCCCAAAACTTCAGTAAAGTGGTAATAGAGGAGTTTCTAACAGGTCAAGAAGTATCGGTTTTAGCTCTAACAGATGGCAAAACAATTCGCTCTTTAATTCCTGCTCAAGATCATAAACAAATCGGTGAAGGTGATACAGGGGCTAATACTGGTGGCATGGGTGCTTATGCTCCAACTCCTTTAGTTGATGATCATTTAAGTGACCGCATTACCAAAGAAATTTTAGAACCAACATTAAAAGAATTACAAAAACGAGGTATTGATTATCGAGGAGTTTTATATGCAGGATTGATGATTACTCCCGAAGGCGATCCGAAAACCTTAGAATTTAATTGTCGTTTTGGTGATCCTGAAACTCAAGCGGTGTTACCAATGTTAAAAACTCCCTTAGCAGAAGTATTATTGGCTTGTGCTCAACAAAGGTTAGCTGATTTACCACCCTTAGAATGGCACAAAGGTAGTGCAGTCTGTGTGGTTATCGCCGCAGGTGGTTATCCTGCCAGTTATGAAAAAGGAAAAGTTATTACAGGTATTACTGAAGCTGAAACCCAAGGTGTAACAGTTTTTCATGCTGGGACAAAATTAGTAGGAGCAGAAATTATTACTGATGGTGGTAGAGTTTTAGGGGTTACCAGTAGGGAAGCCGATTTTAAAAGTGCCATCGCTTCTGCTTATCAAGCAGTAGAAAAAATAAAATTTGATGATATGTATTACCGAAGAGATATTGGTCATCGAATTTCTTGA
- a CDS encoding Mo-dependent nitrogenase C-terminal domain-containing protein gives MSKINSLIRKTLLSSLGVIKIKLEKLEIKEKETAKKIVRLIPNQCPFAREIKLFNFYVGKIPPLCKLNPFYEDLMILRFRALSFLCEIGEDITPYCQ, from the coding sequence ATGTCAAAAATTAACAGTCTAATTAGAAAAACCTTGTTGTCTTCTCTAGGAGTTATCAAAATAAAACTAGAAAAATTAGAAATTAAAGAAAAAGAAACAGCAAAAAAAATTGTTCGTTTAATTCCTAATCAATGTCCTTTTGCCAGAGAAATTAAGCTCTTTAACTTTTATGTAGGAAAGATTCCACCTCTATGTAAATTGAATCCTTTTTATGAAGATTTAATGATTTTACGTTTCCGTGCTTTATCTTTTTTGTGTGAAATAGGAGAAGATATAACTCCTTATTGTCAATAA
- a CDS encoding serine/threonine-protein kinase translates to MIISYCVNPNCSEPKNHPKLKKCNNCGSSLILNNRYRVIKMLGKGGFGATFVGVDLTVIGDPLCVVKQLRPMADDPQALKTAISLFEREAKTLDKISHPQIPKLMDYFADQGQFYLIQELINGQNLQREIKNQGVYGEIAIRRFLEEITPILKYLHSEKVIHRDIKPANILRQKKDGKLILIDFGAVKDQVNTQLAKTMGQTALTKFSVGTMGYAPPEQLAMRPVYSSDIYALGATCVYLITGKSPKNFSIDPNTGQLLWQQDVNISSGLLKIIQKMLAQDTRERYKTVDELIEALNIQPFQQSLSQNIVNNQASKDSRIDLSQLGVGNLDDGHTQATKTISATEKIQKAIQQRRNKTQNKNISLKWDEEKFLTAFNSGKKDFSDQDLQGLNLQGSKLNKCIFRYSQLQEIMLADTNLSQANFYGADLSNANLTNANLVQTYFSKSNLENADLKGANLASADLTNANLTNTNLCGANLKNAKINQQQLKDARINWTTTFPDGSRRWWKVF, encoded by the coding sequence ATGATTATTAGTTACTGTGTTAACCCTAACTGTTCTGAACCAAAAAATCACCCAAAATTAAAAAAGTGTAATAATTGTGGCTCTAGTTTAATTTTGAATAATCGTTATCGAGTGATCAAAATGTTAGGAAAAGGTGGTTTTGGAGCAACTTTTGTAGGTGTTGATTTAACTGTAATTGGTGATCCGTTATGTGTTGTGAAACAATTACGCCCGATGGCTGATGATCCTCAAGCCCTAAAAACGGCTATTAGTTTATTTGAAAGAGAAGCAAAAACTTTAGATAAAATAAGCCACCCTCAAATACCAAAACTAATGGACTATTTTGCAGATCAAGGACAATTTTATCTGATTCAAGAATTAATTAATGGTCAAAATTTACAGCGAGAAATTAAAAATCAAGGAGTTTATGGAGAAATTGCCATCAGAAGGTTTTTAGAGGAGATTACTCCTATCCTTAAATATCTTCATTCAGAAAAAGTTATTCATCGAGATATTAAACCTGCTAATATTTTGCGACAAAAAAAAGATGGTAAATTAATACTTATTGATTTTGGGGCAGTTAAAGATCAAGTTAATACTCAATTAGCAAAAACTATGGGGCAAACAGCTTTAACAAAGTTTTCTGTTGGCACAATGGGCTATGCACCTCCAGAACAGTTAGCAATGCGTCCAGTATATTCCAGTGATATTTATGCTCTGGGTGCTACTTGTGTCTATTTGATCACGGGTAAATCCCCCAAGAATTTTAGTATTGATCCGAATACAGGTCAACTACTATGGCAACAAGATGTTAATATTAGCAGTGGTTTGCTAAAAATAATTCAAAAAATGTTAGCTCAAGATACTCGTGAGCGTTATAAAACCGTGGATGAATTGATTGAAGCCCTTAATATTCAACCTTTTCAACAAAGTTTAAGCCAAAATATTGTTAACAATCAAGCATCAAAAGATAGTAGAATCGATTTGAGTCAACTAGGAGTTGGGAATCTAGATGACGGTCACACCCAAGCGACAAAAACTATTTCTGCCACCGAGAAAATCCAAAAAGCAATCCAACAAAGACGCAATAAAACACAAAATAAAAATATTTCTTTAAAGTGGGATGAAGAAAAATTTTTAACGGCTTTTAATAGTGGTAAAAAAGATTTTAGTGATCAAGATTTACAAGGTTTAAATTTACAAGGCAGTAAGCTGAATAAATGTATTTTTCGTTATTCTCAATTACAAGAAATTATGTTAGCAGATACGAATTTATCTCAAGCTAATTTTTATGGTGCTGATTTAAGTAATGCTAATTTAACCAATGCTAATCTAGTTCAAACTTATTTTTCTAAGTCCAATTTAGAAAATGCCGATTTAAAAGGAGCAAATTTAGCTAGTGCTGATTTAACAAATGCGAATTTAACGAATACTAATTTATGTGGTGCAAACTTAAAAAATGCAAAAATTAATCAGCAACAATTAAAAGATGCAAGGATAAATTGGACTACTACTTTTCCTGATGGTAGTCGTCGTTGGTGGAAGGTATTTTAA
- a CDS encoding serine/threonine-protein kinase, whose product MSVIYCLNPHCEDPKNDTKTKKCRSCQSNLILHRRYVAIKKIGRGGFGTTYLAVDMAQKNRYCVVKQLELAASNPESHRTALDLFAREAKTLAKLDHPQIPKLLDYFEENEQFYLIQDFVLGKDLEKEIKKGSIYQESSAKQFLRNMLPVLKYIHSQKVIHRDIKPGNILREKETNKLFLIDFGAVKEQANTQLMSQNPQSAFTKISVGTMGFAPPEQLAMRPVYSSDIYALAATCIFLLTGKAPKDLCDNTTGELAWEKHTTVSGTFAKVLNKMLELDVRKRYPSADDVIKALELVPYEQELAGSMVNLSSGKDSGDEEEEVTIASSTSQNLADAIRKRKEKLGGNIGGARNQPNIASLSQPKLQLTPEMIVQDYRQGNRNFSQQVLNELDLEGLKLAGASFSQSKLIGINLQKANLYRTNFYNANLAQANLKEANLQRAELYKANLKNADLQGADLMGANLNSAILKDANLGGANLRGAKVDDEQLKTAKTNWRTVFPDGKRRWW is encoded by the coding sequence ATGAGCGTTATTTATTGCCTCAACCCCCACTGTGAAGATCCTAAAAATGATACGAAAACCAAAAAATGTCGGAGTTGTCAGTCTAATCTGATACTCCACAGGCGTTATGTGGCTATCAAAAAAATTGGTCGAGGGGGGTTCGGGACAACTTATTTAGCCGTGGATATGGCTCAAAAAAATCGTTATTGTGTGGTAAAACAACTAGAACTTGCCGCCTCTAATCCTGAATCTCATCGTACAGCATTAGATTTATTTGCAAGGGAAGCTAAAACTCTTGCGAAATTGGATCATCCCCAAATTCCGAAATTATTAGATTATTTTGAAGAAAATGAACAGTTTTACCTAATTCAAGATTTTGTCTTGGGTAAAGATTTGGAAAAAGAAATCAAAAAAGGGAGTATTTATCAGGAAAGTTCTGCAAAACAGTTTCTGCGTAATATGTTACCTGTATTGAAGTATATTCATTCTCAAAAGGTAATCCATCGGGATATTAAACCCGGAAACATTTTAAGGGAAAAAGAAACAAATAAATTATTTTTAATTGATTTTGGGGCAGTAAAAGAACAAGCCAACACTCAATTAATGAGTCAAAATCCTCAAAGTGCTTTCACAAAAATCTCCGTAGGCACAATGGGTTTTGCACCTCCAGAACAGTTAGCAATGCGTCCAGTATATTCCAGTGATATTTATGCTCTAGCGGCAACTTGTATTTTTTTATTAACAGGAAAAGCACCAAAAGATTTATGTGATAACACTACAGGGGAATTAGCATGGGAAAAACATACTACTGTCAGTGGTACTTTTGCTAAAGTTTTAAACAAAATGCTAGAGTTAGATGTGCGTAAACGTTATCCTTCGGCAGATGACGTTATTAAAGCCTTAGAATTAGTGCCTTATGAACAAGAATTAGCTGGAAGTATGGTTAATTTAAGTAGTGGAAAAGATTCAGGAGATGAAGAGGAAGAAGTTACCATTGCTAGTTCAACTTCTCAAAACTTAGCTGATGCTATTAGAAAACGAAAGGAGAAGTTAGGGGGTAATATTGGGGGAGCAAGAAATCAACCTAATATTGCATCTTTGAGTCAGCCCAAATTACAGTTAACTCCAGAAATGATTGTTCAAGACTATCGCCAAGGAAATCGTAATTTTAGTCAACAGGTTTTAAATGAATTAGATTTAGAAGGATTAAAATTAGCGGGAGCAAGTTTTTCTCAAAGCAAATTAATTGGAATCAATTTACAAAAAGCTAATCTCTATCGCACTAATTTTTATAATGCTAATTTAGCTCAAGCAAATTTAAAGGAAGCAAATTTACAACGGGCGGAATTATATAAAGCAAATTTAAAAAATGCTGATTTACAGGGAGCAGATTTAATGGGTGCAAATCTCAATAGTGCTATTTTAAAAGATGCGAATTTAGGAGGTGCAAATCTTCGGGGTGCAAAAGTCGATGATGAACAACTCAAAACCGCTAAAACTAACTGGCGTACTGTTTTTCCCGACGGTAAAAGAAGATGGTGGTAA